One window of Phalacrocorax carbo chromosome 1, bPhaCar2.1, whole genome shotgun sequence genomic DNA carries:
- the ABHD10 gene encoding palmitoyl-protein thioesterase ABHD10, mitochondrial produces MAAAGALRGLVRGGGGGPRRPSAVVLLLSPLRAALGLPVCRLKSSIRFLTRPDRPNLAYHKLKGRNPGVIFLPGFNSNMNGQKATALEDFCNSLGHAFIRFDYTGCGNSDGNFKECTIGKWRKDVLSILDELADGPQILVGSSMGGWLMLHAAIARPDKVAALVGVAVAADHLVTTFKKLPIEAQKEIEEKGEWKFPTKYNEEGYYSLTYDFIREAENHCVLNSPIPVTCPIRLIHGMKDGDVPWQISMQVADRVLSKDVDVILRKIGQHRMSEKEDIKLLVNTVDDLIDKLATLP; encoded by the exons ATGGCGGCGGCAGGGGCGCTGCGGGGGCtggtgcggggcggcggcggcggcccccgccgTCCCTCGGCTGTGGTGCTGTTGCTGTCGCCGTTGAGGGCGGCCCTGGGGCTCCCGG TTTGCAGGCTGAAATCATCAATCAGGTTTCTTACTCGACCAGATCGACCAAATCTTGCCTATCATAAACTAAAAGGCAGGAATCCAGGGGTTATTTTCCTTCCAGGCTTTAATTCAAATATGAATGGTCAGAAAGCAACTGCCCTTGAAGATTTCTGCAACTCTCTAGGTCATGCCTTCATCAG ATTTGATTATACAGGATGTGGAAATTCAGATGGTAACTTTAAGGAGTGTACAATTGGGAAGTGGAGAAAAGATGTTCTGTCTATACTGGATGAACTTGCAGATGGACCACag aTTCTGGTAGGCTCCAGCATGGGCGGATGGCTGATGCTTCATGCTGCAATAGCACGCCCAGATAAAGTAGCTGCTCTGGTTGGAGTAGCTGTAGCAGCAGACCATCTTGTAACAACTTTTAAGAAGCTTCCCATTGAG gcacagaaagaaatagaagaaaaaggtGAATGGAAGTTCCCGACAAAGTATAATGAGGAAGGGTATTACTCCTTGACATATGACTTtatcagagaagcagaaaatcaCTGTGTGCTAAATAGTCCTATCCCTGTAACGTGTCCCATACGACTCATTCATGGCATGAAGGATGGTGATGTCCCTTGGCAGATCTCTATGCAAGTTGCTGACCGTGTTTTAAGCAAAGATGTGGATGTTATCCTCCGCAAAATTGGCCAACATCGGATGAGTGAGAAGGAGGATATAAAACTTCTTGTGAATACCGTTGATGATTTAATTGACAAGCTGGCAACACTGCCGTGA
- the TAGLN3 gene encoding transgelin-3, with protein MANRGPSYGLSREVQEKIEQKYDPELESRLVNWIIVQCGEQIEHPPPGRQHFQTWLMDGTLLCKLINSLHPKGNEPIAKISESKMAFKQMEQISQFLKAAEIYGVRTTDIFQTVDLWEGKDMAAVQRTLMALGSLAVTKDDGCYKGDPSWFHRKAQQNRRGFSEEQLRQGQNVIGLQMGSNKGASQSGMTGYGMPRQII; from the exons ATGGCTAACAGAGGACCAAGCTATGGTTTAAGCCGAGAAGTTCAGGAAAAGATTGAACAGAAATATGACCCAGAATTAGAGTCTAGGCTGGTGAACTGGATTATTGTACAGTGTGGAGAACAGATAGAGCACCCTcctcctggaaggcagcatttTCAGACCTGGTTGATGGATGGAACG CTGTTATGCAAGTTAATAAACAGTTTACATCCAAAGGGAAATGAGCCCATTGCAAAGATCTCTGAATCAAAAATGGCTTTCAAGCAGATGGAACAAATTTCTCAGTTCTTAAAAGCTGCTGAAATCTACGGAGTAAGAACAACAGATATTTTCCAGACAGTGGATTTATGGgaag GGAAGGACATGGCAGCAGTGCAGAGAACCTTAATGGCTCTAGGCAGTTTGGCAGTCACCAAGGATGACGGATGCTACAAAGGGGATCCATCCTGGTTTCACAG GAAAGCACAGCAGAATCGACGAGGATTTTCAGAAGAGCAGCTTCGTCAGGGACAGAACGTAATAGGCCTTCAGATGGGCAGCAACAAAGGAGCATCACAGTCGGGTATGACAGGCTATGGGATGCCAAGGCAGATTATCTAA